A genomic window from Hyla sarda isolate aHylSar1 chromosome 10, aHylSar1.hap1, whole genome shotgun sequence includes:
- the LOC130293599 gene encoding nicotinamide N-methyltransferase-like, translating into MSMIKDYTMDSGSRKLYHVHGFDSRQHLEHYVSDKPDMVFGEDCLLFPIENFTKTFSAGHIKGDVLIDLSVGSIIHHLYAACDFFKHIIVLKVTDRCILELKRWLDTRTGAFEWGHATKLHVDLEGKSIQLQDKEDKVREAAQHVAKCYLEKENIMDPIVLPPADCIISVALLKAICKDQDDYRRYLRKFSELLKPGGHLMLIGFLDMTYFTVGKDKFHALTYDEDFVRKVLVGEGFVIDSCKVQKRTNVSDLTDYKAMIFIAAHKEK; encoded by the exons ATGTCTATGATAAAAGATTACACGATGGATTCCGGCTCCCGTAAGCTCTATCATGTACATGGATTTGATTCCAGACAACACTTGGAGCATTATGTCTCAGATAAACCTGATATGGTCTTTGGAGAGGATTGCTTATTATTTCCTATCGAAAATTTTACAAAAACGTTCTCAGCAG GtcatattaaaggagatgtcctgaTTGACCTCAGCGTTGGTTCCATTATTCATCATCTCTATGCAGCCTGTGACTTTTTTAAACACATCATAGTCCTGAAGGTCACTGACAGATGCATCCTGGAGCTGAAGAGATGGCTGGACACACGTACAGGAGCATTTGAATGGGGACATGCCACAAAACTTCATGTAGACCTTGAAGGAAAGAG CATCCAGTTACAGGACAAAGAGGATAAAGTAAGAGAAGCCGCTCAACATGTTGCAAAATGTTACCTTGAGAAAGAAAATATAATGGATCCCATAGTCTTACCACCAGCAGATTGTATCATCAGTGTTGCGCTCCTAAAAGCTATCTGCAAAGACCAAGATGATTACAGGAGATATCTCAGGAAGTTCTCAGAGTTGCTGAAACCTGGAGGACACCTCATGTTAATTGGGTTTTTAGATATGACATATTTCACAGTTGGGAAAGACAAGTTCCATGCTCTCACATATGATGAGGATTTTGTCAGGAAAGTTCTAGTTGGAGAAGGATTTGTTATAGATTCCTGTAAGGTTCAGAAGAGAACAAATGTGAGTGACCTTACTGACTATAAGGCCATGATATTCATTGCAGCTCACAAAGAGAAGTAG